The Filimonas lacunae genomic sequence CTGCCCAAAGATTATGCGGCCATGTTATACATTACGCCTAATCATTTGAACGCGTTGTGTAAAGATGCAACAGGCATTTCGGCGGGTGAGCTGATACGAAAGCGTATTATACTGGAGGCAAAGCGTTTGCTGGTGAACCTGGAGCTGAGCATCAATGAAATTGGCGACAGGCTTAATTTCCAGGACAGCAGTTATTTTATCAAGTTTTTTAAAAAGGATACAGGTATTACGCCTGAAACTTTTCGCAAACAATTTCAACACGCATAAATATTTTGTTATGAGCAATCATGAAACAGCCAAACCGAATGTGTTGGTGAGTGTATGCCATACCCGTTGTCCACGTTGCCGCAGAGGTAATATGTTTACCGATGCTAACCCTTATCATCTGAAACATACGCTGGAGATGAATGAAAGCTGCCCGGTGTGCGGACAGCAATTTGATATAGAAGTTGGCTTTTATTATGGAACCAGTTATGTAAGCTATGCTTTTGCAGTAGCGTTAAGTGTGGCCACTTTTATAGCATGGTGGGTTTTGTTTGGTTTTTCATTATATGATAACCGCATTTTCTGGTGGCTGGGTGTTAATTCAGTGTTGCTGTTGATTATACAGCCTGTGTTTATGCGGTTGGCGCGAACTGTGTGGCTTAGCTTTTTTGTGGGATATGACAAGGATTGGAACGTGAAGCCCGCCAAAGCACCGGAACGTACCAATGATCAAATGAAAAATGCCTGGTAAAACCAGGCATTTTTTTAAGGTTTAATAATCAGTACAGCCGGTGTGTGCGATAGCCACGTGGGTTCTGCTTCCAGTGTTTTACGCCAGCTGTCCATGCTTATCAGCATCAGGTCTTGTTGATCCAGGAACATGGGCTCAATGTTTCTTTCACTATACAAGGCAATATGATTAGGTGCTATTTGTTCTATAGAGCGTATGGTTTCTTTTAGTTCAGGGTTTTGTTTAATAACGCCCATTACATCCAGCACTACTACGCGTGCTTCGCTGTTGTGTATCAGCTTTTGCGCATAAATAAGCAGGAAGCTGTCGCTGATAGACAAAATGGGAATAAAGATGTTTTCCAGCTTTTCTGTATTCCTGTCTATATAAATGCCTACCGGTACTTTAGATGCCCGGGTTATTTGTTTGATATGTTCATAGAAAACCGTGTTGTCAAACAGTTTTTCTTTACCGGTAATAGTATCGTATAATCTTTCCGGGTTAATGATCTTGTTGGTGAAGCCTAATATTTTACCTAGCAGGGTGCCTTCGAATACGGAGGAACCTACGCCAATCAGCAACAGGTCAAAGTGTCCTTCATTGGCAGTGTGTATAATCTCCTCTGTAATGTCCAGTGTTGGTTTAAACAGGGGAGTGATAGGCAGGCTCAATTTTTGGGCCTCTTCCTGTATCGGTTGAAAGCTTTCTCTTTCATACTCTTCCTGGTTATACTGGTTTAACTCACTGCTGGGTGAAAGGTGCAGGGCTGTAACATGTGCATTGGTGGTGGCTTTTTTTACAAAGTTGTTGGCCAGCTGTAATAAGGATACCCCTTTTTTAGCGCTGCCAAAGGAAACGAGGATGTTATACCGTATTTCTTTTTCCAGTAAATCGCTGGCATCGGGGTGGCTGCGTTCCGGCATAAAGCGGTTAATCAGGTCCAGAATGGGGCCGGTCATAAAAGTGGTAGCCAGGGCCATCAGCACCATCATGGCAAACACTTCGGGCTTCAATACTCCTAAATCGTAGCCAATGT encodes the following:
- a CDS encoding DUF983 domain-containing protein — encoded protein: MSNHETAKPNVLVSVCHTRCPRCRRGNMFTDANPYHLKHTLEMNESCPVCGQQFDIEVGFYYGTSYVSYAFAVALSVATFIAWWVLFGFSLYDNRIFWWLGVNSVLLLIIQPVFMRLARTVWLSFFVGYDKDWNVKPAKAPERTNDQMKNAW